Below is a window of Cytobacillus firmus DNA.
TCGGATCTAACCTTTTTGTTAATAAATAGGAGTGGTTTTAATGGGTATAGTCATATTTGGGCTAGTCGCTTTTTTAGCCGGGTTTGGCTCCTGTTAAAGCTTTCTTGTTTTAGGTTGGTTCGCCATGATGACTTTTATAAATTCAGGGTACCCTGCTATGTAAAAAAACCAATTGAAAGGATGAAAGTAATCTTCCTGGGTCCTCATCCTATAAAATAGCAACTGCTTCCTCTGGCATAATTCATATATTTAATAATTATTTACGCATGCCGACATCGTTTCCTTTGTTGTCTGCGGATGACACTCAGATTCTGCCTCCGGTGCTTTCTCAAGTGCCATCCATTTTCCTCTTTTGAACTGGATAACTAGCACAATTGCCCGGAATGCAATGTCAGCGCCTATCGCAATCCAAACGCCGGCCAATCCCCAGCCCAGCGCAATAGCTAAAACATAAACAAGAAATGTTCGTACGGCCCACATGCCAAAAGCTGTCAGGTACATAGGGAATTTTGTATTGTTTGCACCTTGGAAAGCTCCTGTTAATACCATAAGGACAGCTAGAAATGGCTGGAAAACTCCCGATATCTTTAGAGGAGTTCCAATATTACCGATTACTTCCTGATCCTTTGTAAAGAAACTTCCTGCCCATTCACCAAGAAAGAACAACATAGCCCCCAGGGCAGTCATTGATGCTAAAGTTAATAAGGTTGTAAGTTTAGCATATCGTCTAGCTTCATCTAGGTTTCCTGCACCGATTTGCTGTCCAACTAGTATTGTGGCTGCTGTTGCAAACCCATAACCAATCATATAAGAAAAGACCTCAATATTTCCTGCGATTTGGTGGGCGGCAAAGGCGTTTGTTCCAAGTGCCACTACAAATCCGAAATAGACGATTTGTCCAGCACGCATCACTAACCTTTCACCCGCGGCTGGTGCTCCAAGCGTCGTCAACTCTTTTAAATGTACTTTGTCCAGCTTCCAATAGTCCTTGCGAAAAGCAAGAACTTTTGATTGATTAAGGTAATATAGGAGTGCCGCGCTGCCAACAACCCGGGAGAATACTGTAGCAAGGGCAGCTCCCGCGATTCCCAGTTCTGGAATAAATAAAAAACCGAATATCAAAACGTAATCTAATGCTGCATTAACAATATTAATAATGATACTGACCTTCATCGGTGTTTTCGTATCTCCTGCTCCTCTCAGGATTGCACTTATGACAAACATTAAGGACATAAAAATCGAAGGAATGCCGACTATTCGAAAATATAGCGACCCTGCCTCTAGAACACTTGATTCAATCCCCATTAATTTTAATAAGGGTTCAGCAAATAATAAAGTTGCTAAACCAGTAATCAAACCAAAGAAAATCGCCAAGACAATAGATTGCTGGGAAATATGCCTTGCTTTTTCCGGTTGCTTCGCTCCAAGAAAGTTGGCAATTCTCACATTGGCTGCTACCCCTATTGCCATGAATAGAGCAAAATAAATGGCGAGAACTGCGTTGGTAACTCCAACTGCGGATACTTCCGCCAAACCTAACTTTGACACAAAATAGGTGTCTACAAAACCAAGGATGGTTTGAAAAAAATTTTCGATTACAGCAGGAATGGCCAGGACTATTATGACTTTTAGCCTTTCTTTATTAGATTGAATATTTTTCAGTTTTGCTTCTACTAAATCATCCTTCAACTATTTCTCCTCCATTTCTGAGAAGGCTGTAAATGATAATTACAATTTAATAAAATGGGGCACACCTTATAAGTGTGCCCCATTCTATAATTAGTCTATTAACATTATTTACTTATCCGGAATATTTATATTGAATGGATCATCTTTGTGGTGGGCATGGAGAAACTCTTCCATTTTTCCACTCACAATTACGACATGTCCGGCTGATCCAAGATAAGGCTCCAAATCCGTGATTTTACTTCCATTGTTATCAGCAACAGTAAATGTCATAATATGCTGTTTTAAAACCAAATCATCGATCTTTAACTCAAATACCAAGTCATCTGCAGCTTTTACTAACTCCTTATCCGGATTAATTAATTCATTTTGTTCCTCGCCTTTAGCAATAAAACCCAACTTAACATGCTGCTGCCCAGAACCTTCTAGAAGGAAATCGGCAAATATTTTGTCCGCTTTTGGTAAACCGTTTAGGACAGGTTTGATGGTATTATTCCGTATATACCTCTGGGCTCCAACCTGCTTGGATGGCATGTCTTTATAATGGAACAGTTTTAAATAAGGAAAAAGGATCGAAGCAAACTCCAATTCTTTTTCCTTATTTATCTAATACTTCCTGCTTCAACAATACGATCCCAGTTATTGCCGCCATCAGCAGTATGATATATGTCTCCATTAAAAGAAACAAACGTCAATTCCTGTTCATTTTTGGGGTTTTGAGCAAAATACATAACAGCATCTTCTTTCATTTTAGGCAATGCTATCTCTTCCTCTGTTTCATCAGTAAGAGAAAGCTTTGTCAACTTGGCTGTACCATCGTAAGTGCCATATATTAAGCCCTCGTTTGTAAAAAAGACAGATGTACCCTGTACGCTTTTCGAGATTCGTTCAAAACTTTCCCCTTTGTTCTTTGACAGGTAAATTCCCTGCTGTCCAGATGCTGCTAAATAATCTGCATTATTAGGATGAACAGATAAACTTAGTAATGTATCTTCCAAACCATTTGCAGCAACTTCCTTCCATGTCTTTGCTTTATCTTCGCTGAGATAAAACTTTCCAGTATCCATAATAGAATTCTCCTGCGGGTTCATTAGGAAAATAACCGAATTTTCATAGCCTGCTCCCATTAAATGAAAATCCGTTTCTCCTTCAAGGGCTTTCTTTTCAAGAGTTTGTCCATTATCGGGACTATACTGAATACCTAAAGGGTTTGGCAGTTTAGAATCATTTCCAGGGTGTCCGCTGGAATAAAACCCGTCTTGTGTCGCATTGAAGCCCATATAATCGTTATTTTCTTTCTTTGTTTTAAACCACTTTCCGTTATCATAAACTTTTAAGCCGTCATGAGCTGCAAAATAGACCTTACCTTGATTTCCAGCATAACCAACTCCGTGAATATGATCTATTTTTCCATCGAAAACTTCAAAAAAGCTATTTGAAGAAATGGATGTTTCTTCTCCCCCATTTTCCTGTTCACCAGTTTGTACTTCGGACTGTCCGGTATCCTTGGTATCTTTTACTTCAGCCTGTCCGCAGGCTGCAAGGCTAAACGTTAATCCAATTACTGCAAATAAACATATCTTCTTCATAAATTTCACTCCTGCTACCAATTATAAGGCCCTTTTAGAAGAATACAACCTAAAAAACCGCATGGAAAAGTTGTTCAGCTTACTCCTTCAAGATTTCTTAAAGACTATAACAAAAATATGCATATAGTGTGCAGAAAACACAGCCAGAAAGACATTCCT
It encodes the following:
- a CDS encoding MATE family efflux transporter; amino-acid sequence: MKDDLVEAKLKNIQSNKERLKVIIVLAIPAVIENFFQTILGFVDTYFVSKLGLAEVSAVGVTNAVLAIYFALFMAIGVAANVRIANFLGAKQPEKARHISQQSIVLAIFFGLITGLATLLFAEPLLKLMGIESSVLEAGSLYFRIVGIPSIFMSLMFVISAILRGAGDTKTPMKVSIIINIVNAALDYVLIFGFLFIPELGIAGAALATVFSRVVGSAALLYYLNQSKVLAFRKDYWKLDKVHLKELTTLGAPAAGERLVMRAGQIVYFGFVVALGTNAFAAHQIAGNIEVFSYMIGYGFATAATILVGQQIGAGNLDEARRYAKLTTLLTLASMTALGAMLFFLGEWAGSFFTKDQEVIGNIGTPLKISGVFQPFLAVLMVLTGAFQGANNTKFPMYLTAFGMWAVRTFLVYVLAIALGWGLAGVWIAIGADIAFRAIVLVIQFKRGKWMALEKAPEAESECHPQTTKETMSACVNNY
- a CDS encoding F510_1955 family glycosylhydrolase yields the protein MKKICLFAVIGLTFSLAACGQAEVKDTKDTGQSEVQTGEQENGGEETSISSNSFFEVFDGKIDHIHGVGYAGNQGKVYFAAHDGLKVYDNGKWFKTKKENNDYMGFNATQDGFYSSGHPGNDSKLPNPLGIQYSPDNGQTLEKKALEGETDFHLMGAGYENSVIFLMNPQENSIMDTGKFYLSEDKAKTWKEVAANGLEDTLLSLSVHPNNADYLAASGQQGIYLSKNKGESFERISKSVQGTSVFFTNEGLIYGTYDGTAKLTKLSLTDETEEEIALPKMKEDAVMYFAQNPKNEQELTFVSFNGDIYHTADGGNNWDRIVEAGSIR